A stretch of the Syntrophus gentianae genome encodes the following:
- a CDS encoding calcium-binding protein, whose translation MATKYGTDGNDKIYGTTEADYLYGKGGDDIIYGKAGDDYLSGGAGSDTMSGNAGNDTYVVDSVGDVVIELAGYGTDKIKTYIDYTLGDNVENLSLYGEATTGKGNSLANEIKGNSNADSLYGYDGNDRLYGNDGNDYLNGGTGNDYLNGGSGSDELYGYAGNDELYGYAGNDNLYGNVGDDYLSSGTGNDYLYGNDGNDRLYGDNGNDYLKGGTGSDDFIFRETGAANSDTIADFSHDQSDTIVLKDILDGVSDSIIEGLDFIGGVLNADCYFEDDGYTGDGAEDRGIYYDTETGDLWYNPTTGEAGDSVQICTLVGTEGTYASLLDAADITYSA comes from the coding sequence GTGGCAACCAAATACGGAACAGATGGTAACGATAAAATCTATGGAACCACGGAGGCTGATTATCTTTACGGGAAGGGCGGCGACGATATCATTTACGGGAAAGCCGGCGATGACTATCTGAGTGGTGGTGCTGGCAGTGATACCATGTCCGGCAATGCCGGCAATGACACCTATGTCGTTGATAGTGTGGGGGATGTTGTCATCGAGCTTGCGGGCTACGGTACAGACAAAATCAAGACTTATATCGACTATACCTTGGGTGATAACGTCGAAAACCTTTCTCTTTATGGTGAGGCGACGACCGGAAAAGGAAACTCCCTTGCCAACGAGATTAAAGGAAACAGCAATGCTGATTCCCTGTATGGCTATGACGGCAACGACCGACTTTACGGTAATGATGGCAATGACTATCTTAACGGCGGCACCGGCAATGACTATCTTAACGGTGGATCCGGCAGCGACGAACTGTACGGCTATGCCGGTAACGACGAACTTTACGGCTATGCTGGTAACGACAACCTTTACGGCAATGTCGGCGATGACTATCTGAGTAGCGGCACCGGCAATGACTATCTTTACGGTAATGACGGCAATGACAGACTTTACGGTGATAATGGCAATGACTATCTGAAAGGTGGCACCGGTTCGGACGACTTCATTTTCAGAGAGACCGGTGCGGCCAATAGTGATACGATCGCTGACTTTTCCCATGACCAGAGTGACACGATCGTGCTGAAGGACATCCTGGACGGCGTAAGCGACAGTATCATCGAAGGCCTGGATTTCATCGGTGGCGTACTGAATGCGGATTGTTATTTCGAAGACGACGGGTACACGGGTGACGGAGCCGAGGACCGTGGAATCTATTACGATACGGAGACCGGTGATCTCTGGTACAACCCCACGACTGGCGAAGCCGGAGATTCCGTGCAGATCTGTACCCTGGTCGGAACTGAGGGAACCTATGCTTCATTGCTGGATGCCGCCGACATTACCTACTCGGCCTAG